In the Streptomyces sp. f51 genome, one interval contains:
- a CDS encoding PTS transporter subunit EIIC, with protein MRTPDSTTAAAILPLVGGPANVLTVAHCMTRLRLGLRDRSLVDEEGLRALPAVLGLVADDRSYQIVLGPGTVARVSPAFEALLTADTDPPAPPGAGPDTTADRLARRGAELKAARTRRNATPLKLFLRRIADVFVPLIPALIGCGVIAGLNGLLVNLGVLTGLTPALTAISSGFMALIAVFVGHNTAKVFGGTPVLGGAVAAVVVYAGVAKVTVLGVTLAPGQGGVLGALAAALLGTYVEKWCRGWVPPTLDVLVTPTLTVLLTGLVTLYALMYAAGQLSAAIGTAATWLLSTTGAFAGLVLGALFLPLVMLGLHQALIPIHTTLIEQQGYTVLLPVLAMAGAGQVGAALAVYVRLRHDTSLRTTIRSALPAGLLGVGEPLIYGVSLPLGRPFVTACAGGAAGGAFIGFFSMLGDRVGSTAIGPSGLALFPLLSGNRGLAVTAAIYAGGLLTGYAVGFAATYFLGLGGLTATGPGGDLGGASPERRAEQATV; from the coding sequence GTGCGCACACCGGACTCCACCACAGCAGCGGCGATCCTCCCCCTCGTGGGCGGACCCGCGAACGTCCTCACCGTCGCCCACTGCATGACCCGGCTCCGGCTGGGTCTGCGGGACCGGAGCCTGGTGGACGAGGAGGGCCTGCGGGCCCTTCCCGCCGTCCTCGGGCTGGTCGCGGACGACCGTTCGTACCAGATCGTGCTGGGCCCCGGCACGGTCGCCCGCGTGTCACCCGCCTTCGAGGCCCTGCTGACGGCCGACACGGACCCGCCCGCCCCGCCCGGCGCCGGGCCGGACACCACCGCGGACCGGCTCGCCCGGCGCGGGGCCGAGCTGAAGGCCGCCAGGACCCGCCGCAACGCCACCCCCCTCAAGCTGTTCCTGCGGCGGATCGCGGACGTGTTCGTGCCCCTGATCCCCGCCCTGATCGGCTGCGGGGTGATCGCCGGCCTCAACGGACTGCTGGTCAACCTCGGCGTGCTGACCGGCCTCACCCCCGCCCTGACCGCCATCTCCTCCGGGTTCATGGCCCTGATCGCCGTCTTCGTGGGACACAACACGGCCAAGGTGTTCGGCGGCACCCCGGTCCTGGGCGGCGCGGTCGCCGCCGTCGTCGTCTACGCGGGGGTCGCCAAGGTGACCGTCCTCGGTGTGACGCTCGCCCCCGGACAGGGCGGGGTCCTGGGCGCCCTGGCCGCGGCCCTCCTCGGGACGTACGTGGAGAAGTGGTGCCGCGGCTGGGTGCCGCCCACCCTCGACGTCCTGGTCACCCCCACCCTCACCGTGCTGCTGACCGGCCTGGTGACGCTGTACGCGCTGATGTACGCGGCCGGGCAGCTCTCCGCCGCCATCGGCACCGCCGCCACCTGGCTGCTCTCCACCACGGGCGCCTTCGCCGGGCTCGTCCTCGGCGCCCTGTTCCTCCCCCTGGTGATGCTCGGCCTGCACCAGGCCCTCATCCCCATCCACACCACCCTCATCGAGCAGCAGGGCTACACCGTGCTGCTGCCCGTGCTCGCCATGGCGGGCGCCGGTCAGGTCGGCGCCGCCCTCGCGGTCTACGTCCGGCTGCGCCACGACACCTCACTGCGTACGACGATCAGATCGGCGCTCCCGGCCGGACTCCTCGGTGTCGGCGAGCCCCTGATCTACGGCGTCTCCCTGCCGCTGGGCCGCCCCTTCGTCACGGCCTGCGCGGGCGGGGCGGCCGGCGGTGCCTTCATCGGCTTCTTCTCGATGCTGGGCGACCGGGTCGGCTCGACGGCCATCGGCCCCTCCGGCCTCGCCCTGTTCCCGCTGCTGTCCGGCAACCGGGGCCTCGCCGTCACCGCCGCGATCTACGCGGGCGGCCTGCTCACCGGGTACGCCGTCGGGTTCGCGGCCACCTACTTCCTCGGCCTCGGCGGCCTCACCGCGACCGGTCCCGGCGGTGACCTCGGCGGTGCCTCACCGGAGCGCCGGGCGGAACAGGCCACGGTGTAG